One genomic segment of Rhinolophus sinicus isolate RSC01 linkage group LG11, ASM3656204v1, whole genome shotgun sequence includes these proteins:
- the LOC109438420 gene encoding LOW QUALITY PROTEIN: cytoplasmic tRNA 2-thiolation protein 1 (The sequence of the model RefSeq protein was modified relative to this genomic sequence to represent the inferred CDS: inserted 1 base in 1 codon): protein MPAPQCASCHKARAALRRPRSGQALCGTCFCAAFEAEVLHTVVAGRLLPPGAVVAVGASGGKDSTVLAHVLRELVPRLGISLQLVAVDEGIGGYRDAALAAVRRQAARWELPLTVVAYEDLFGGWTMDAVARSTAGSGRSRSCCTFCGVLRRRALEEGARLVGATHVVTGHNADDMAETLLMNFLXGDAGRLARAGAWARRARGALPRCRPLQLASQKEVVLYAHFRRLDYFSEECVYAPEAFRGHARDLLKLLEAARPSAVLDLVHSAERLALVPAARPPPPRACSRCGALASRALCQACALLDGLDRGRPRLAIGKGRRGRDEVGTPRERGRVRTPVPEAVPTF from the exons ATGCCCGCGCCGCAGTGCGCCTCCTGCCACAAGGCGCGCGCCGCCCTCCGCCGTCCACGCTCCGGGCAAGCGCTGTGCGGCACCTGCTTCTGCGCTGCCTTTGAGGCCGAGGTGCTGCACACGGTGGTCGCGGGCCGCCTGCTGCCCCCCGGCGCCGTGGTGGCCGTGGGTGCCTCGGGAGGCAAGGACTCAACAGTACTGGCCCACGTGCTGCGCGAGCTGGTACCGCGCCTGGGCATCTCGCTGCAGCTGGTGGCCGTGGACGAGGGCATCGGCGGTTACCGGGACGCGGCGCTAGCCGCCGTGCGGCGCCAGGCGGCCCGCTGGGAGCTGCCGCTCACCGTCGTGGCCTACGAGGACCTCTTCGGGGGCTGGACGATGGACGCAGTGGCCCGCAGCACAGCGGGCTCCGGCCGTAGCCGCTCCTGCTGCACCTTCTGCGGGGTGCTGCGGCGTCGGGCGCTGGAGGAAGGGGCGCGCCTCGTGGGAGCCACGCACGTCGTGACGG GCCACAACGCCGACGACATGGCGGAGACCCTGCTCATGAACTTCC CGGGCGACGCTGGCCGGCTGGCCCGGGCGGGGGCCTGGGCTCGCCGGGCGAGGGGCGCCCTGCCGCGCTGCCGCCCGCTGCAGCTGGCGTCGCAGAAGGAGGTGGTGCTGTACGCGCACTTCCGCCGCCTCGACTACTTCTCGGAGGAGTGCGTCTATGCGCCCGAGGCCTTCCGCGGCCACGCGCGCGATCTGCTCAAGCTGCTGGAGGCGGCGCGGCCATCGGCGGTGCTGGACCTCGTGCATTCGGCGGAGCGCCTGGCGCTGGTCCCGGCCGCGCGGCCCCCGCCCCCGCGCGCCTGCTCCCGCTGCGGGGCGCTGGCCAGCCGCGCGCTCTGCCAGGCCTGTGCCCTCCTGGACGGCCTGGACCGCGGCCGGCCCCGCCTGGCCATCGGCAAAGGACGCAGGGGGCGGGACGAGGTGGGGACGCCGCGGGAGCGGGGGCGGGTCCGAACTCCGGTCCCGGAGGCCGTCCCCACTTTCTAG